In Silene latifolia isolate original U9 population chromosome X, ASM4854445v1, whole genome shotgun sequence, the following proteins share a genomic window:
- the LOC141617793 gene encoding uncharacterized protein LOC141617793: MEVVKNLQVTVPFTELVTQVPAYAKFLKEISSKKRSFDEVETVAFTQECYAALQANSPPKLKDPGSFSIPCTIGLLSIDNAFCDLGASVSVMPYKICKQLNMTKLKCTNMTIQPGRCVSIKHPMGILEDVPVKIGKFFIPVDFVGIDIAEDSRVPIILGRPFLHTAGAIIDVRHGSLTNPPDAPADASYLWSKEVDEIERLIYGDEPPEVVYSCDENVDIEAELDALEAEIFKEKPTKAFDEASMMEEVPYLSPSEDDMKNDEHYSYFILDFEKLLVQMVP; this comes from the exons ATGGAGGTAGTGAAAAATCTTCAAGTGActgtgccatttactgaattggtaactcaagtgccggcttatgctaaGTTCTTAAAGGAAATTTCgtcaaagaagcggtcttttgatgaagtggagactgTCGCGTTCACTCAAGAATGCTACGCCGCGTTGCAAGCCAATTctccacctaagcttaaggatccagggagtttttctattccttgtactaTAGGCCTTTTATCTATTGACAATGctttttgtgatttaggagcgagcgttagtgtcatgccgtataaaATTTGCAAGCAATTAAACATGACTAAGCTTAAATGTACTAACATGACTATTCAACCTGGTCGATGTGTGTCTATTAAGCACCCTATGGGTATTTTAGAGGATGTGCCAGTTAAGATAGGAAAATTTTTCATTCCAGTCGACTTTGTAGGGATAGATATAGCTGAAGATTCTCgtgttcctattattctaggacgGCCATTCTTGCATACTGCAGGGGCGATTATAGATGTTAGACATGGGAGTCTTAC GAATCCACCTGACGCCCCTGCTGATGCGTCATATttatggagcaaggaagtggatgaaaTAGAGAGATTGATATATGGAGATGAACCTCCTGAGGTGGTTTACAGCTGTGATGAGAATGTTGACATTGAAGctgagttggatgctttagaggcagAAATATTCAAAGAGAAGCCAACTAAAGCCTTTGATGAAGCTTCTATGATGGAAGAAGTGCCTTATCTCTCACCAAGTGAAGATGACATGAAGAATGATGAACATTATTCATATTTtatattagactttga GAAGTTGCTCGTCCAGATGGTTCCTTGA